From the Lathyrus oleraceus cultivar Zhongwan6 chromosome 4, CAAS_Psat_ZW6_1.0, whole genome shotgun sequence genome, one window contains:
- the LOC127138606 gene encoding probable WRKY transcription factor 11 has translation MVVDPVMIPKMRLEEQIAIQEAASAGLKSMEHLIRVLSSQTSSSSSNQRNRLDLDCTEITDFTVSKFKQVINLLNRTGHARFRRAPCLQSQPRSEKLNLQQPQSITLDFAKQIQVVKSNPSPNPNPNPNPNLMTKSKPNPNPSADLSVSQYSKPKEAFSISATSSSFLSTITGDGSVSDGKIAPIISSGKPPLASSHRKRCHEATVSGAASGKVSSSGHCHCSKRRKSRVRRTIRVPAISTKVADIPADEFSWRKYGQKPIKGSPYPRGYYKCSSFKGCPARKHVERAQDDPNMLLVTYEGEHRHLPTFGTGAGFTSQAH, from the exons ATGGTTGTAGATCCGGTTATGATTCCCAAGATGAGGCTCGAAGAACAGATTGCTATACAAGAAGCTGCTTCTGCTGGATTGAAAAGCATGGAGCATCTCATTCGAGTGCTTTCTTCtcaaacttcatcttcttcctcaaaTCAACGTAACCGTTTAGATCTTGATTGCACAGAAATAACTGATTTCACTGTTTCTAAGTTCAAACAGGTTATTAATTTGTTGAATCGTACCGGTCACGCTCGTTTTCGTCGTGCACCTTGTTTGCAATCTCAACCGAGATCTGAGAAATTGAATCTTCAACAGCCACAGTCAATCACTCTTGATTTCGCAAAACAGATTCAAGTAGTTAAGTCTAATCCAAGTCCAAATCCAAATCCAAATCCAAATCCGAATTTGATGACTAAGTCTAAACCCAACCCTAATCCGTCTGCCGATTTATCTGTTTCTCAATACTCTAAACCCAAGGAAGCATTCAGTATCTCAGCCACTAGTTCTTCCTTTCTTTCCACCATTACCGGAGACGGAAGCGTTTCCGATGGTAAAATAGCTCCTATCATTTCCTCTGGAAAGCCTCCTCTTGCTTCATCTCACCGGAAAAGGTGTCATGAAGCAACCGTCTCCGGTGCAGCTTCCGGTAAAGTATCATCATCTGGTCACTGCCATTGCTCTAAGAGAAG GAAATCTCGTGTGAGGAGAACAATTCGTGTTCCGGCGATAAGTACTAAGGTTGCTGATATTCCGGCAGACGAATTTTCATGGAGGAAATACGGTCAGAAACCTATTAAAGGTTCACCTTACCCACG TGGTTACTACAAGTGCAGTAGCTTTAAAGGGTGTCCGGCGAGGAAGCATGTGGAAAGGGCGCAAGATGATCCCAATATGCTTCTTGTGACCTACGAGGGAGAGCACCGACACCTGCCAACCTTCGGAACCGGTGCCGGATTTACATCTCAGGCTCACTAA